A part of Fusobacteriaceae bacterium genomic DNA contains:
- a CDS encoding Na/Pi cotransporter family protein, translating to MVTGIILKVIGGLGLFLYGMENMSGGMRKLAGSKLKKILATLTSNPLMGILVGIFITVLVQSSSVSTVMTVGFVNASLLTIKQALGIILGANIGTTVTGWILILSVGKYGLPIIGFSAIAWMILKSDRAKIVASTVMGFGFIFFGLQTMSDGMKPLRDLPEFVRLFRLFQADSYFGVLKAAFVGAILTGIVQSSAATLGITIMFANQGLIDFPTGAALVLGENVGTTVTALLASFNTNANAKRVALAHTIFNVTGTLWVTAIFRYYLRIIGVVADPAVSVERAIVMSHSLFNVFNVLIFTPFLGPYSKFLEKIIKDKKEEVVRVTKLNKLMLRVPSVVVSQTKLEVLEMGARIKALFPALDDIFHRRENVDAQLKLIEDTEELLDLYEKEISDINFAMLNKELDGALVQETRGNLVTTDEYETISDYLDRVAKEINKLRDDELVLSDGNRQVLITINSMVAQYFDKIYAAYDKKQIQTFINAIQDYEEIKFVYREGKTEHFSGDHGDIPSKLSVGYIDILNYYRRACDHIYNVIEHFAQL from the coding sequence GTGGTAACGGGTATTATTTTAAAAGTCATCGGCGGTTTGGGTTTGTTCCTGTACGGCATGGAGAATATGTCGGGCGGAATGCGGAAACTGGCGGGATCGAAACTCAAAAAGATCCTCGCGACCCTGACGTCAAATCCCCTGATGGGGATTCTCGTCGGCATTTTTATTACGGTTCTCGTGCAGTCGTCGTCGGTTTCGACCGTGATGACCGTGGGCTTTGTAAACGCGTCGCTTTTGACGATCAAGCAGGCCCTGGGCATTATCCTCGGCGCCAATATCGGAACGACGGTGACCGGCTGGATTCTCATCCTGTCCGTGGGCAAATACGGATTGCCGATTATCGGCTTTTCCGCCATCGCCTGGATGATTTTGAAATCCGACCGGGCCAAGATCGTGGCGTCTACGGTTATGGGCTTCGGCTTTATCTTTTTCGGCCTGCAGACCATGAGCGACGGCATGAAGCCGCTCCGGGATCTGCCGGAATTTGTGCGGCTCTTCCGGCTCTTTCAGGCCGATTCCTATTTCGGGGTCCTCAAAGCGGCCTTTGTGGGGGCCATCCTCACGGGGATCGTGCAGTCTTCGGCGGCGACATTGGGGATCACCATCATGTTCGCCAACCAGGGACTGATCGATTTTCCCACGGGCGCTGCCCTCGTCTTGGGGGAAAATGTGGGGACAACGGTGACGGCGCTCCTCGCTTCATTCAATACGAACGCCAACGCCAAGCGCGTGGCGCTGGCCCATACGATTTTTAACGTCACCGGAACGCTGTGGGTGACGGCCATCTTCCGCTATTACCTGCGGATCATCGGCGTCGTGGCCGATCCAGCGGTCTCTGTGGAAAGGGCCATCGTCATGTCCCATTCGCTGTTCAACGTATTCAACGTGCTGATCTTTACGCCCTTCCTGGGACCTTATTCCAAATTTCTCGAGAAAATCATCAAAGACAAAAAAGAAGAGGTCGTCCGCGTCACGAAGCTCAACAAGCTCATGTTGCGGGTCCCCTCGGTCGTTGTGTCACAGACGAAGCTGGAAGTCCTTGAAATGGGCGCGCGGATCAAGGCGCTGTTTCCGGCCCTTGACGATATTTTCCACCGCAGGGAGAATGTCGACGCGCAGCTGAAGCTGATTGAGGATACCGAAGAATTGCTCGATCTCTATGAAAAGGAGATCTCGGATATCAATTTCGCCATGCTGAACAAAGAGCTCGACGGGGCCCTCGTACAGGAGACCCGGGGCAATCTGGTCACCACGGACGAATACGAGACCATCAGCGACTATCTCGACCGGGTCGCCAAGGAAATCAACAAGCTGCGGGACGACGAGCTTGTCCTCTCCGACGGCAACCGGCAGGTGTTGATTACAATCAACTCCATGGTGGCGCAGTATTTCGACAAAATCTACGCGGCCTACGACAAGAAGCAGATTCAGACGTTTATCAACGCGATCCAGGACTATGAGGAAATCAAGTTCGTGTACCGGGAAGGGAAGACGGAACACTTCTCCGGCGACCACGGCGACATCCCCTCAAAGCTCAGCGTCGGGTATATCGATATTCTGAACTACTACCGCAGAGCCTGTGATCATATTTACAATGTGATTGAACATTTCGCACAGTTATGA
- a CDS encoding site-2 protease family protein has protein sequence MQSIWSVFQYLPGVITGFTIHEFSHAWTANRLGDPTARLQGRMSLNPVRHLDKTGFLLLLLTGFGWAKPVQFTEENLGHPKRDKALIALAGPLSNIVFALLILVSVKFLLRREAVTAFLRRNLSYDAIVFTVDLVLRTAAVNLGMACFNLIPIPPLDGSRIFLSGFDFSPVTEAKITRAGGLLLLLIILAERVFDIHIINFSRFIGWLFQLVLM, from the coding sequence ATGCAATCCATTTGGAGCGTTTTTCAATATCTCCCCGGGGTGATTACGGGCTTTACGATCCACGAGTTTTCCCACGCATGGACCGCCAACCGCCTCGGCGATCCCACGGCGAGACTTCAGGGCAGAATGTCCCTTAATCCGGTCCGGCACCTGGACAAGACGGGCTTTTTGCTCCTGCTCCTGACCGGATTCGGCTGGGCGAAGCCCGTGCAGTTCACAGAGGAAAACCTCGGTCATCCCAAAAGGGACAAGGCGCTGATCGCGCTGGCGGGGCCCCTTTCCAACATCGTCTTTGCCCTTTTGATTCTCGTCTCGGTAAAATTTTTGCTGAGACGAGAGGCGGTAACGGCTTTTTTGCGGCGGAATCTCTCCTACGACGCCATCGTCTTCACGGTGGACCTCGTATTGCGGACGGCCGCCGTCAACCTCGGCATGGCTTGCTTCAACCTGATCCCGATTCCGCCTCTGGACGGGAGCCGGATCTTTCTCTCGGGCTTTGATTTTTCGCCCGTTACGGAAGCGAAAATCACCCGGGCGGGGGGACTCTTGCTCCTTCTCATCATTCTGGCGGAACGGGTTTTTGATATCCATATCATCAATTTCAGCCGCTTTATCGGCTGGCTTTTTCAGCTCGTGCTCATGTAG